The Trypanosoma brucei brucei TREU927 chromosome 9, whole genome shotgun sequence genome includes a window with the following:
- a CDS encoding hypothetical protein, conserved (GPI-Anchor Signal predicted for Tb09.v1.0530 by DGPI v2.04 with cleavage site probability 0.78000003 near 286) produces MQILFGVLLLISCVTIWADDNPCYYIKEREDVYREEGVDDARSFVLKGGEKLFGNDKKWMFCDASNDFTSGKVWSCSNDKTFKDLIENHELLRESVEGGNLCDSTVATQIRVHKEKIEKLKDKLRQLGVENENYKKSTGAKQKNPPCIEDPKTLRDKSQTNATLETANREKRDEIEKVKQQCNHNITHHITNHKKVILKKKKASLHDLKKQLNLTTQMFEEAIKKNNCSVCSAETCYSTPSVKAELDNKYLENSWLNLTAAHREQCLLDDTMLLPMLSYMRRKPFDGAYAYNQNVDMMEKLFALLISFLCFLI; encoded by the coding sequence atgcaaatacTATTTGGAgtgttgttgctgatatCTTGCGTAACAATATGGGCGGATGATAATCCATGCTATTAtataaaagagagggaagatGTTTACAGAGAGGAGGGCGTCGATGATGCGAGgagttttgttttgaagggTGGGGAGAAACTTTTTGGAAATGATAAAAAGTGGATGTTTTGCGATGCGTCTAATGATTTTACAAGCGGAAAGGTTTGGAGTTGTAGCAATGATAAAACATTTAAAGACTTAATCGAGAATCACGAACTTTTGCGAGAGAGTGTGGAGGGCGGAAATCTATGCGACAGTACTGTGGCAACTCAAATAAGAGtgcataaagaaaaaattgaaaaattgAAGGATAAACTCCGGCAGTTAGGGGTCGAGAAtgaaaattacaaaaaaagcactggagcaaagcaaaaaaacccACCATGTATCGAGGATCCAAAAACGTTAAGAGACAAAAGTCAAACAAATGCAACTCTCGAAACAGCaaacagagaaaagagagatgaAATAGAGAAGGTAAAGCAACAATGCAATCACAATATTACACATCATATCACTAATCACAAAAAAGTAatcttgaaaaagaaaaaagcttCTCTCCACGACCTAAAGAAACAGCTGAATTTGACGACACAAATGTTTGAGGaagcaataaagaaaaacaattgcAGTGTTTGCTCTGCCGAAACATGTTACAGCACTCCCAGTGTAAAGGCGGAACTTGACAACAAGTATCTTGAAAACTCATGGCTCAATCTTACCGCAGCACACAGGGAGCAATGCCTTCTTGATGATACAATGTTGCTACCAATGTTATCTTACATGAGGAGGAAACCCTTTGATGGTGCTTATGCTTATAACCAAAATGTAGATATGATGGAAAAACTATTTGCACTTCtaatttcatttttatgCTTTTTAATTTGA
- a CDS encoding hypothetical protein, conserved (GPI-Anchor Signal predicted for Tb09.211.0010 by DGPI v2.04 with cleavage site probability 0.78000003 near 284), whose translation MRTIVGVLLLISRLNEWAGADSCAYTKWMEEGKNKSMEALSSKGGEEFFESDKKWIFCDELERRRRNVSFYWNCSNEKTLNELVEDHESLRNEVVKGDLCNETITTETKIQVKNVTDLQTELDKKKADTELLKLNHTTKTNASNECKQLLTKLKNSNATVTTLEAYNREKENKIKRKNQQCNSDIKEITAPLEVALEKKAALLNHLKQQVKTVTQELQEEMNKNSCTACSAETCYNTPSVKAELDNKYLENSWLNLTAAQREQCLLDDAMLLPMLSYMRRKPFDGAYAYNRNVDMMEKLFALVISFLCFFL comes from the coding sequence ATGCGAACGATAGTTGGAGTTTTGTTGCTCATTTCTCGCTTAAATGAATGGGCAGGCGCTGATTCTTGCGCTTATACAAAATGgatggaggaaggaaaaaataaatcaatGGAAGCTCTCTCTTCCAAGGGTGGAGAGGAATTTTTTGAAAGTGATAAGAAGTGGATATTTTGTGATGAGTTGGAACGAAGACGGCGGaatgtttccttttattgGAACTGCAGCAACGAAAAAACTCTAAATGAATTGGTTGAGGATCACGAGTCTTTACGAAATGAAGTGGTTAAGGGAGACTTGTGCAACGAAACAATAACTACCGAAACGAAGATACAGGTGAAAAATGTTACGGATTTGCAAACTGAGCttgacaaaaagaaagctgATACAGAGCTCCTCAAACTGAACCACACAACGAAGACGAACGCAAGTAATGAATGCAAGCAATTGCTCACAAAATTAAAGAATTCGAATGCAACCGTTACAACCCTTGAAGCCTACAAtcgcgaaaaagaaaacaaaataaagaggaagaacCAACAGTGCAACAGCGACATTAAGGAAATCACTGCTCCTCTAGAGGTagcattggaaaaaaaagctgcaCTTCTCAACCATTTAAAACAACAAGTAAAGACAGTAACACAGGAGCTACAGGaggaaatgaacaaaaacagcTGCACCGCTTGCTCTGCTGAAACATGTTACAACACTCCCAGTGTAAAGGCGGAACTCGACAACAAGTATCTTGAAAACTCATGGCTCAATCTTACTGCGGCACAGAGAGAGCAATGCCTTCTCGATGATGCAATGTTGCTACCAATGTTATCTTACATGAGGAGGAAACCCTTTGATGGTGCTTATGCTTATAACCGAAATGTAGATATGATGGAAAAATTATTTGCACTTGtaatttcatttttatgcttttttctttaa